Proteins encoded in a region of the Sulfurimonas marina genome:
- the carB gene encoding carbamoyl-phosphate synthase large subunit, which translates to MPKRTDIKTILLIGSGPIIIGQACEFDYSGTQAVKTLKELGYRVVLINSNPATIMTDPEFADRTYIEPIKEDIIAKIIKDENVDAVLPTMGGQTALNVAMSMYEKGMLEGVEFLGADPKAISKGEDRHLFNEAMIKIGMDLPKSKNAYSVEEAIEVAKEIGFPVISRASFTLAGGGSGVAYNMEEFEKLAQEGISASPINEIEIMESMLGWKEYEMEVIRDKADNCIIVCSIENFDPMGVHTGDSITVAPALTLTDKEYQRMRDASFAILREIGVDTGGSNVQFSIDPKTGRMIVIEMNPRVSRSSALASKATGYPIAKVATLLAVGFTLDEITNDITGTPAAFEPVIDYVVTKVPRFTFEKFPEAQSTLSTSMKSVGEAMAIGRTFKESLQKALCSLETGLCGFDPIDADDDFVKHEIRRPNADRILYVAEGFRRGMSVEEMFDTCAIDPWFLYQLQELIESEKTMTDKVLFEEEAMRIAKVDGFSDKRIAQLVSQNTDNKVSENDVFEARKKLGIRQEYNEVDTCAAEFEALTPYLYSTTNITKLPATTRKSDKKKVLILGGGPNRIGQGIEFDYCCVHAAFALKEMDIETIMYNCNPETVSTDYDTSDVLYFEPIDFEHVREVIEHENPDGIIVHFGGQTPLKLADGLTKIGAKISGTPSAVIDLAEDREQFSDFVTKHGLKQPANGLASAKEQAPAIAEKIGYPVLVRPSFVLGGRGMKIVYSEAELNEYMELAISVSNEAPVLIDKFLDQAIELDVDCISDGKEVYIGSVMQHIEEAGIHSGDSACSLPPVNLSEEMIEKVEAQTKTIALGLGVCGLMNVQYAIYEGEIYLIEVNPRASRTVPFVSKATGMPLAKVATRVMMGETLRNSLNYYDKYNIVEEANGLLRPKLKGHISVKEAVFPFHKLYGADLVLSPEMKSTGEVMGISSNFGISFAKAQLSAGNKIPTQGTCFLSFVDADKKQGAEIAKGLVRHGFKLVATKGTQQVLEEAGVECEVVLKISEGRPNIEDAMKNDEIAMAINTSDNNTSKKDAVVIRQEVLKRNIPYFTTLSAARAAVLALDEMKDDSWSKATALQDFLV; encoded by the coding sequence ATGCCAAAACGCACCGACATTAAAACTATTTTACTTATAGGATCTGGACCGATCATTATCGGTCAGGCTTGTGAGTTTGACTACTCTGGAACACAAGCAGTTAAGACTCTTAAAGAGCTTGGGTATCGTGTAGTACTGATCAACTCAAATCCAGCAACTATTATGACTGACCCTGAGTTCGCAGATAGAACATACATTGAACCAATCAAAGAAGATATCATCGCAAAAATCATCAAAGATGAGAATGTTGATGCAGTACTGCCTACTATGGGTGGACAAACTGCGCTTAACGTTGCAATGAGTATGTATGAAAAAGGGATGCTTGAGGGTGTAGAATTTTTAGGTGCAGACCCTAAAGCGATCAGTAAAGGTGAGGATAGACACCTTTTTAATGAAGCTATGATTAAAATTGGTATGGATTTACCAAAAAGTAAAAATGCTTACAGTGTTGAAGAAGCAATTGAAGTAGCTAAAGAGATTGGATTTCCTGTAATCTCTAGAGCTTCATTTACACTTGCCGGTGGTGGTTCAGGTGTAGCATACAATATGGAAGAGTTTGAGAAGCTTGCTCAAGAAGGTATTTCAGCATCTCCAATCAATGAGATCGAAATTATGGAATCTATGCTTGGTTGGAAAGAGTATGAGATGGAAGTTATCCGTGACAAAGCGGACAACTGTATCATCGTATGTTCAATCGAAAACTTCGATCCAATGGGTGTACACACAGGTGATAGTATCACGGTAGCACCTGCACTTACACTTACAGATAAAGAGTACCAAAGAATGCGTGATGCTTCTTTCGCTATTTTACGTGAGATCGGTGTTGATACAGGTGGTTCAAACGTTCAGTTCTCAATTGACCCTAAAACTGGTCGTATGATCGTAATTGAAATGAACCCTCGTGTATCTCGTTCATCAGCACTTGCTTCAAAAGCAACTGGTTATCCGATCGCAAAAGTGGCAACACTTCTTGCAGTTGGTTTTACACTAGATGAGATCACAAATGACATTACAGGTACTCCGGCAGCATTTGAGCCAGTAATTGACTACGTTGTAACAAAAGTACCACGTTTTACGTTCGAGAAATTCCCAGAAGCACAAAGTACACTTTCAACTTCAATGAAGTCTGTTGGTGAAGCTATGGCAATCGGTCGTACATTTAAAGAATCTTTACAAAAAGCACTTTGTTCACTAGAAACTGGACTATGCGGTTTTGATCCTATTGATGCTGACGATGATTTTGTTAAACATGAAATCCGTCGTCCAAATGCAGACAGAATTCTTTACGTTGCAGAAGGTTTCCGTCGCGGTATGAGTGTTGAAGAGATGTTTGATACTTGTGCGATTGATCCATGGTTCTTATACCAACTTCAAGAACTGATTGAGTCTGAAAAAACTATGACTGATAAAGTTCTTTTTGAAGAAGAGGCTATGAGAATCGCTAAAGTTGACGGTTTCTCAGACAAAAGAATTGCTCAACTAGTTTCTCAAAACACTGATAACAAAGTTAGTGAAAACGATGTATTTGAAGCAAGAAAAAAACTTGGTATTAGACAAGAATACAATGAAGTTGATACTTGTGCAGCTGAATTTGAAGCATTAACACCGTATCTTTATTCGACAACAAACATTACAAAACTGCCTGCAACTACAAGAAAATCAGATAAGAAAAAAGTACTTATCCTTGGTGGTGGACCAAACAGAATCGGTCAAGGTATCGAGTTTGACTACTGTTGTGTTCACGCTGCATTTGCTCTTAAAGAGATGGATATTGAAACAATTATGTACAACTGTAATCCTGAAACAGTTTCAACTGACTATGATACATCAGATGTACTTTACTTTGAGCCAATTGATTTTGAACACGTTAGAGAAGTTATTGAGCATGAGAATCCAGATGGTATTATTGTACACTTCGGTGGACAAACACCACTTAAACTTGCTGATGGTCTTACAAAAATCGGTGCAAAAATCTCTGGTACACCTTCGGCTGTAATTGACTTGGCTGAAGATAGAGAACAGTTCTCTGACTTTGTAACCAAACACGGTCTTAAACAACCTGCTAACGGTTTAGCTAGTGCAAAAGAGCAAGCACCTGCAATTGCTGAAAAAATTGGTTATCCAGTTCTTGTTCGTCCATCATTCGTTCTCGGTGGTCGTGGTATGAAAATAGTTTATTCTGAAGCTGAATTAAACGAATATATGGAATTAGCTATTTCAGTTTCAAATGAAGCTCCGGTTCTAATTGACAAGTTCTTAGATCAAGCAATTGAGTTAGATGTTGACTGTATCTCTGACGGTAAAGAAGTTTATATCGGTTCTGTAATGCAACACATTGAAGAAGCTGGTATCCACTCTGGAGACTCTGCTTGTTCTTTACCACCTGTAAATTTATCAGAGGAAATGATCGAGAAAGTTGAAGCGCAAACAAAAACAATCGCACTTGGACTTGGTGTGTGTGGACTGATGAATGTTCAGTACGCTATCTACGAAGGTGAAATTTACTTAATTGAAGTAAATCCTAGAGCTTCTCGTACAGTTCCGTTTGTATCTAAAGCGACTGGTATGCCACTTGCAAAAGTAGCAACTCGTGTAATGATGGGTGAGACTTTAAGAAACTCACTTAACTACTATGACAAATACAACATTGTTGAAGAAGCAAACGGACTTCTTAGACCAAAACTTAAAGGGCATATCTCTGTTAAAGAAGCGGTATTCCCATTCCATAAACTTTACGGTGCAGACTTAGTTCTTTCTCCAGAGATGAAATCAACTGGTGAGGTTATGGGAATTAGTTCTAACTTCGGTATCTCATTTGCAAAAGCACAATTAAGTGCAGGAAATAAAATCCCGACTCAGGGGACATGTTTCTTATCTTTTGTAGATGCAGATAAAAAACAGGGTGCTGAGATTGCAAAAGGGCTTGTTCGCCATGGCTTTAAACTCGTAGCTACTAAAGGGACTCAACAAGTTCTTGAAGAAGCGGGAGTTGAGTGTGAAGTAGTTCTAAAAATTTCTGAGGGTCGTCCTAACATCGAAGATGCTATGAAAAATGATGAAATTGCAATGGCTATCAACACTTCAGATAATAACACAAGTAAAAAAGATGCAGTTGTAATTCGTCAAGAAGTTCTTAAAAGAAATATCCCGTATTTCACAACTTTAAGTGCTGCTCGTGCTGCAGTACTTGCACTTGACGAAATGAAAGATGATTCATGGTCAAAAGCAACAGCGCTTCAAGACTTTTTAGTTTAA
- the clpX gene encoding ATP-dependent Clp protease ATP-binding subunit ClpX, which yields MIHRHCSFCDASESETNPLIAGNGVYICKNCVISAYKIMFGDEKESLEHEQSEELVEAVEKLMTPKELDNFLGDYIIGQERARKLLSVAVYNHYKRIFKTTNVEDDDTEIAKSNILLIGPTGSGKTLMAQTIARVLNVPIAIADATSLTEAGYVGEDVENILTKLIQAADGDVERAQKGIIFLDEIDKVSRMSENRSITRDVSGEGVQQALLKIIEGSSVNIPPKGGRKHPNQEFTAVDTSNILFICGGAFDGLEEILKRKQGENVLGFGHDKKTKDEKKPTFDMVEPDDLVQYGLIPELIGRLPIIASLNEISEDDMVRILTEPKNSLIKQYIKLFSIDNVELNFEDDALRAIAQKAIKRKTGARGLRAILEEAMIDIMYELPEYSGYEVLVTKEVIENGEQPAYIKKTTEISA from the coding sequence ATGATTCATAGACATTGTAGCTTTTGTGATGCAAGTGAGAGTGAAACAAATCCACTTATTGCCGGAAACGGTGTATATATCTGTAAAAACTGTGTAATCTCTGCATATAAAATAATGTTCGGTGATGAAAAAGAGTCTCTAGAGCATGAACAAAGTGAAGAGCTTGTAGAGGCTGTAGAAAAACTAATGACACCAAAAGAGTTAGATAACTTCTTAGGTGATTACATCATTGGTCAAGAGCGTGCACGTAAACTTTTAAGTGTAGCCGTTTACAACCACTATAAAAGAATCTTCAAAACAACAAATGTTGAAGATGACGATACTGAAATCGCAAAATCAAACATCTTGCTTATTGGACCGACAGGTAGCGGTAAAACATTAATGGCACAAACAATTGCCAGAGTTTTAAATGTTCCTATTGCTATCGCTGATGCTACAAGTTTAACAGAAGCAGGTTATGTTGGTGAAGATGTTGAAAATATCTTAACTAAACTAATCCAAGCAGCAGACGGCGATGTTGAACGTGCTCAAAAAGGGATCATCTTTTTAGATGAGATAGATAAAGTTTCACGTATGAGTGAAAACCGTTCGATTACTCGTGATGTTTCTGGTGAAGGTGTACAACAAGCACTTCTTAAAATCATCGAAGGTTCATCTGTAAACATTCCGCCAAAAGGTGGTAGAAAACATCCAAACCAAGAGTTTACAGCAGTGGATACGTCAAATATCCTCTTTATTTGTGGTGGTGCATTTGATGGACTTGAAGAGATACTCAAACGTAAACAAGGTGAGAATGTACTCGGTTTTGGACACGATAAAAAAACAAAAGATGAGAAAAAACCAACTTTTGATATGGTGGAACCTGACGATCTAGTTCAATACGGACTAATTCCTGAACTTATAGGTCGTCTTCCAATTATTGCATCGTTAAATGAGATCAGTGAAGATGATATGGTTCGTATTTTAACTGAGCCTAAAAACTCACTTATTAAACAATATATAAAACTTTTCTCAATCGATAATGTTGAACTTAACTTTGAAGATGATGCTCTTCGCGCTATTGCACAAAAAGCGATCAAACGTAAAACAGGTGCTCGCGGTCTTCGTGCCATTTTAGAAGAGGCTATGATCGATATCATGTACGAACTTCCTGAATATAGCGGGTATGAAGTACTTGTAACTAAAGAAGTTATCGAAAACGGTGAACAACCGGCATATATCAAAAAAACAACAGAAATATCAGCATAA
- a CDS encoding MipA/OmpV family protein — translation MRHLFLGLLLFVNILFAEKEKQNVSIGFGPYVQSQPYKSTSNIILPSPVIFFDNSLFYVRWSRAGIYFLGDKGEDFKWAFSLTAQPRTLGYKPSDSEILSGMDERKSTIEGGLAFSAKYKDTYIENMLLHDLLGYNKSWVNRTEIGTKYSVANINFYPSIVMLYMSDKFVDYYYGVKENEVNLSLNRPAYKAGNGFEFGVQTYIGFPIAKNFSALFNFRYDLLPKSAKNSPLVAENYIYSGLASILYNFEY, via the coding sequence ATGAGACACCTCTTCTTAGGCTTACTTTTATTTGTAAATATACTTTTTGCTGAAAAAGAAAAACAGAATGTAAGTATCGGCTTTGGTCCTTATGTACAGTCACAACCATATAAAAGTACATCAAATATTATTTTACCCTCACCTGTTATTTTCTTTGACAACTCACTCTTTTATGTAAGATGGTCAAGAGCAGGTATCTACTTTTTAGGTGATAAAGGTGAAGATTTTAAATGGGCATTTTCACTCACTGCACAGCCGAGAACTCTAGGATATAAACCAAGCGATTCTGAGATCCTCTCAGGGATGGATGAGAGAAAAAGCACTATTGAGGGCGGTTTGGCATTTAGTGCTAAATATAAAGACACTTATATAGAAAACATGCTTCTTCATGACCTACTCGGATACAATAAATCTTGGGTTAACAGAACAGAGATCGGGACAAAATACTCTGTAGCAAATATCAACTTTTATCCGAGTATTGTAATGTTATATATGAGTGATAAATTTGTAGATTACTATTACGGTGTAAAAGAGAATGAAGTAAATTTATCATTAAACAGACCTGCATATAAAGCTGGAAATGGTTTCGAATTTGGTGTTCAAACTTACATTGGATTTCCTATCGCAAAAAACTTTTCCGCACTTTTTAACTTCAGATACGATCTCCTTCCAAAAAGTGCCAAAAACTCACCTCTTGTGGCAGAAAATTACATCTATTCAGGTCTCGCATCTATTTTATACAACTTTGAGTACTAA
- the mreC gene encoding rod shape-determining protein MreC, translating into MNKSSIVYFFILIALFVGALNYSSTVQKPFISSLNFIKTSYHNTISYIDNSIDRHFFQADTIDELKEQLQQYENNHLVMQELASEIDDLYKANDFNMSVNPQVQLVRSISYQKLGNLNRLWLDVEDYNSSKIYGLTYKEMVAGIVIEHDSKPLALLNNDIKSAYSVYIGDVKAPGIAHGNNDEYIVVNFIPAWFIINEGDEVVTSGLDNIFFKGLKVGKVISINQSEGYQTAIIDPYYDPNEPNYFYMIKVVK; encoded by the coding sequence ATGAATAAATCTTCGATTGTATATTTTTTCATACTTATTGCACTCTTTGTGGGTGCATTAAACTACTCTTCAACTGTTCAAAAACCTTTTATTAGTTCACTCAACTTTATTAAAACATCTTACCACAATACAATCTCTTACATCGATAATAGTATAGACAGACACTTTTTTCAAGCGGATACGATTGATGAGTTAAAAGAGCAACTGCAACAATATGAGAACAACCATCTCGTTATGCAGGAACTTGCATCGGAGATCGATGACCTTTATAAAGCAAATGACTTTAATATGAGTGTAAATCCACAAGTACAACTTGTGCGTAGTATCTCTTACCAAAAACTTGGGAATCTTAACCGTTTATGGTTGGATGTTGAGGATTATAACAGTTCTAAGATCTATGGGCTTACTTATAAAGAGATGGTTGCAGGAATCGTCATTGAGCATGATTCTAAGCCTTTAGCACTTTTAAATAATGATATAAAAAGTGCTTACTCAGTCTATATCGGAGATGTAAAAGCTCCAGGTATTGCACATGGAAATAATGATGAATATATAGTAGTAAATTTCATCCCTGCATGGTTTATTATCAATGAGGGGGATGAAGTTGTAACATCAGGACTTGATAACATATTTTTCAAAGGTCTTAAAGTTGGAAAAGTTATCTCTATCAACCAATCTGAAGGGTATCAAACTGCAATTATTGACCCATATTACGATCCAAATGAACCAAACTATTTTTATATGATCAAGGTTGTAAAATGA
- a CDS encoding rod shape-determining protein: MIFNKFIGLFSNDLSIDLGTANTIVIAKGRGIIINEPSVVAVKSEKYGQSRVLAVGHEAKEMVGKTPGNIRAIRPMRDGVIADFDMTEKMIRKFIEKAHGRSSLISPRIIICVPYGLTQVERKAVRESAMSAGAREVYLIEEPMAAAIGAGVDIREPQGNLVVDIGGGTTEIGVVSLGGLVLSKSIRTAGDKIDQGIINYVRKKYNLLIGERVAEEIKITIGTAVTLDEPLSMIINGRDQVEGLLSSVELTSDDARDAMKEPLKEIAEALRDVLEIMPPDLAGDIVNHGIILTGGGALIRQLDKYLSDIVKIPVFVADEPLLAVARGTGRALEEIDILQELFENE; encoded by the coding sequence ATGATTTTTAACAAATTTATTGGGCTTTTTTCAAACGATCTTTCAATCGACTTAGGAACTGCAAATACTATCGTTATAGCAAAGGGAAGAGGTATTATTATTAATGAGCCTTCAGTTGTTGCTGTAAAATCTGAGAAATATGGACAAAGCAGAGTTTTAGCTGTTGGACATGAAGCAAAAGAGATGGTTGGTAAAACTCCGGGGAACATCAGAGCTATCCGCCCTATGCGTGACGGTGTTATTGCAGACTTCGATATGACTGAAAAGATGATCAGAAAGTTTATCGAAAAAGCTCACGGAAGAAGTTCACTTATCTCTCCACGTATCATTATCTGTGTACCGTACGGACTTACTCAGGTTGAGAGAAAAGCTGTACGTGAATCTGCTATGAGTGCAGGTGCTAGAGAAGTTTACCTGATTGAAGAGCCAATGGCTGCAGCAATCGGTGCAGGTGTTGACATTCGTGAACCGCAAGGTAACTTAGTTGTTGACATCGGTGGCGGTACTACTGAAATCGGTGTTGTTTCACTAGGTGGTCTTGTACTTTCTAAGTCAATCCGTACTGCAGGTGATAAAATCGATCAAGGGATCATCAACTACGTAAGAAAAAAGTACAACTTACTTATCGGTGAGCGTGTAGCTGAAGAGATTAAAATCACTATCGGTACAGCGGTTACTTTAGATGAACCACTTTCAATGATCATCAACGGTCGTGACCAAGTTGAAGGGCTTTTAAGCTCAGTAGAACTTACATCTGACGATGCAAGAGATGCTATGAAAGAGCCTCTTAAAGAGATTGCAGAAGCACTTCGTGATGTCCTTGAAATCATGCCTCCGGACCTTGCAGGTGACATTGTAAATCACGGTATTATCTTAACAGGTGGTGGAGCACTTATCCGTCAACTAGACAAATATCTTTCAGATATTGTAAAAATTCCTGTTTTTGTAGCAGATGAGCCACTTTTAGCAGTTGCTCGCGGAACTGGTCGCGCATTAGAAGAGATCGATATCCTCCAAGAACTATTTGAGAATGAATAA